ACCATCGGCGAGAAGGTCGAGGAGGCCGGATACCGGGCGTCCGCGATGGTCGTCATCGGGCAGGCTGTCACCGGTTCGGGCTACGAGCGGTCGTATCTGTACGGCGACTGGGCGACCGACTCCGAGACAAAAGAGGAGTGTTCGGATGACTGAGACCGTCCGCCAAAAAGGGCGGGAAGGCCTCGAAAGCCCCCGCCCGGTCGCGGTCGCTCAGCGACATATCCGTGGCTCTCAGCACCGCCCGCCACGGATAGGGGTCGCTGAGACGACTACACTGAACGCGACCGGGCGGCCCCTTTCAGTCCACCCAGACGGTGCGCTGGTTGGCCAAGCATGTTCTCGATGGATGGACTCGCCGAGTGAAACCGAATTGCGGTCGAAGGTACGCGAATCATGAGTACGGACAACAACGATTCCGGTAGTAGCTGTAAAGCGCCCGATTCAGACGGCGAAGTAGCCGACGAGATAGCCATCGTCGCCTTCGAGCGCAAGATGGACACCGCCGACGAGATAGTCGAAGGCATCGGCGACCGGTACGAGACCATCGACGTGCTGGAGTACCACGGCGACGTGTTCGAGGAGTACTGGGGCGAGTACGACTGCTTCGTCGGTCTGATGGCCAGCGGTATCGCCATGCGAAAGACCGCCCACCTCCTCGACGACAAGTGGGACGACCCCGCCATCTGCGTCGTGGACGAGGAACTGACGTGGGCCATTCCCATCACGGGCGGCCACCACGGCGCGAACCAAGTCGCCGACGATTTGGCCTCGATGGGCGCTGTCCCGGCGATGACCACGGCCTCGGAGGCCGCTGACAAGCAGGGCGTCGAGAAGCAGGCCAAAGCCCTCGACGCCCACGTCGTCAACGGCGATTCGACAGTCGCCACCAACCTCGCGGTGCTGGACGACGAACTCGGCCCGGTCGAACGCCTCGACGGTCCGAAGGCGGTCCTCGTCGGCGACGACGTGACTGTCCTGAAGCGCAACAAAGACCACGGGGAAGGCGTCGTCCTCGGGACCGGAAGCGTCTCCGGTGCGACCGAAGACCAGTTCGTCACGGCGTGGGAGCAGGCCCTCGAATCGACCGACTACGACCTCGAAGACGTGGAGTTCGTCGCCACCGCGACCCGGAAAGACGACGAGGAGGGCCTGCTGTCGGCGGCCGACAAGTTGAACCTCGGCGTGGTCGCCTTCGAGAAGGAGGTCCTCGAAGACTTCGAGGGACCCACCCCGTCGAAATCCAAGGAACTCATCGGGTGGCCCGGCATCGCCGAGGCCTCGGCAATCGCGGGTGGGCGAAACCACGACCTCGTTGCCGAAAAAACGCGGTACGACGACGCTGTGACCGTGGCGGTGGGGCGATAGCATGAGTGAAGAAGTGGGCACCCTCTACGTCGTCGGCATCGGTCCCGGCCTGCCCCACGCGATGACCCAAGAGGCCAAAGACGTGATTCGGACCGCCGACTGCGTTATCGCCTCGAACCTCTATCAGGAGTTCCTGCGCAAGGACGGCACCATCCCGCCCGAGTCCGAGACCGAATCGACCGACGAGGACGCCGTACTCGCCACCCGACCCGACGGGACCGAGCAGGAAGTCGTGCGCTCCTCGATGGGTCGGCAAATCGAACTCGCCCGTGAGGCCTTCGAGCGAGTTCGAGACGGCGAGGACGTGGCCCACGTCTCCGGGGGCGACCCCAACGTCTACGGCAAGTCGGACCTCGTGTTCACGATGGCCGAGGAGGACGGTGCGACCGACATCCCCATCGAAATCGTGCCGGGTGTGACCGCGGCACTCGGCGGGGCGGCCAACCTCGGCGCGCCCCTCAGCAACGACTTCTGCACGATTTCGCTGTCGGACAAGTGGCGTGGCTGGGACGAAATCGAGGAGAAGCTGAGAGCGGCCGCCATCAGCGGGTTCGTCGTGGTCCTCTACAACTGCTGGCGCGACTACGAGCGAGCAATCGAAGTCCTCCGCGAGGAGCGCGCAGACCACGTGCCGGTCGGTATCTTCAACGACGCTGGCCGGGCCGACGCCGGGCGCAACCTCGAAGACGAGACCCACACCATCACGACGCTCGGCGAGGCCGCCGACCACGACGAGAAAGTCGGCGGGATGGGGACCTCAATCCTCGTCGGCAACCACGAGACGAAGGTGTGGCGCAACGACGACCGAGAGTACCTCGTCACCCCGCGCGGCGGGCGTGACGTAGACGATTTCTGAACCATGAGTACTGACGAAACCACGACAGAGACGGAATCGAAGTGCGGCGCATCGAGCAGTACAGAGACCACCGAGTCGAAGTGTGGCGCGAGCAGTTCGGCCGACGACAGCACGTCGAACTGCGGCGCGAGTGGTTCGAGCGACGGCGACGAGGAGGTCGGTTCGACAGTCGAGGACTTCGACGCCGACCCCGGCAGACTCGTGGCGGTCGGTCTCGGGCCGGGCGAACCCGAGGGGATGACCAGTCGAGCGAAGACCGCCCTCGCCGACGCCGAACACATCGTGGGCTACACGACCTACGTCGAACTCCTGCCCGACGAGATTACAGAAAGCGCCGACGACATTTACTCGACGCCGATGTGCGGCGAAGTCTCTCGGACCGAGGAGGCCATCGACCGGGCCTTGGCGGGCAACGACGTGGCAATCATCGGGAGCGGTGACCCGAACGTCTACGCCTTAGCCGGTCTCGCGCTCGAAATCCTCGAATCGAAGGGCGGGACGGCCTCGATGGTCGATTTCGAAGTCGTTCCCGGCGTCCCGGCGGCCCAGTCCTGCGCGGCCAGAGTCGGCGCACCCCTCGTGAACGACACCGTGACCATTAGCCTCTCGGACCACCTCACCGACATGCCGACCATCGAATCGCGGCTTCACGCCACCGCCAAGGAGGGGTTCACCATCGCCATCTACAACCCGTGGAGTCGCAAGCGGCGGGCGAACTTCGAGAAGTGCTGTGAAATTCTGCTGGAACACCGCGACGACGACACCCCGGTCGGCGTGGTCCACGCCGCGGGCCGCGACGACGAGGAGGTCGAAATCACCACCCTCGGCGAACTCCCCGACCTCGGCGAGACCGACCTGATAGACATGACGACGACGCTCCTCGTAGGCAACGACGAGACCTACGTCTGGGACGGCCGGATGGTCACCCCGCGAGGCTACGAGACCAAATACGACTACTGAGAGATGTACCGGGTAACTATCGACACCGAGGCCTGCGACGGCATCTTCGCTTGCCTGACCCGCGACGACCGATTCGCCGAGGACGACGACGGCCTCGCCACGCTCGACACCGACGAAGACCGACACAGGGCGGTCCGGCGCGAGGAGGGACGAGTCGTCGCGGAGTTCGACGACGACCAGCGGGCAGACGCCGAGCAGGCCGCCGAGGCCTGCCCGCCGAACGCAATCAGCGTGGAGGCGATTGATGACGAGTGACCCCGCAGTCGGCGAGAGCGCGCCCGACGACATGCTGGCGGGCCACCCCGAACTGGCCTACTTCTGGGGCCGAGTCGCCGGAGACGGCGACGTGACCCGAGACGAGATTCGGGTCGTCGCCGGCGACGAAACCGCCGCCGAGCGACTGGCCGCGATTGCAGGGGCCGAACAGGTCGAGCATCGAATCGCCGAGCGAGAGTACGCCCACGACACCGCCATCACCCGGACCGAAGACGAGTACACCGTGCAGGTCATCGGTTCGACGCTGGCCGACCGGGCGAGCGCCGCCCTCGGTCTGCCCGTGGCTGACCACCCCGGCGGCTACCGGTTCGACGCCTTCGCCGACTACGACCGCCAACTGATTCGGGGCCTCCTCGAAGGCTGTGGCACCATCTGCTTCAAGCGTTCGAGCGGGACGGTCGGCATCTCGTTCGTCCACGACGACCGGAACCTCGTGGAGACGGTTCAAAGCATTGTAGAGATGGCCGAAGTCGAGGCCCCGACCGGCGAACTCGCGGAGTCCTCGTCGGGGCGGTACTGGTTCGGCGTCGAGGACGACGCCGGAGGCCGGTTCGGCGAGTGGCTGTATCGGGACACCGACGAGTCGGGGCTGTTCGCCCCGAACCGACGGCGAAAGCTCCGGCGGAGTCTGGAGCAAGCCGAGCAGGCCGAAAAATGAGCGGGACCGTCGAAACCGACACTCCGACGGCGACCGGATTCGAGGACGAGGCCGTCCTGCTGGTCGGTCACGGCTCCCGGCGCGAGAAGTCCAACGAGCAGGTCCGGGAGTTGGCG
This genomic window from Halorussus lipolyticus contains:
- the cbiG gene encoding cobalt-precorrin 5A hydrolase, whose translation is MSTDNNDSGSSCKAPDSDGEVADEIAIVAFERKMDTADEIVEGIGDRYETIDVLEYHGDVFEEYWGEYDCFVGLMASGIAMRKTAHLLDDKWDDPAICVVDEELTWAIPITGGHHGANQVADDLASMGAVPAMTTASEAADKQGVEKQAKALDAHVVNGDSTVATNLAVLDDELGPVERLDGPKAVLVGDDVTVLKRNKDHGEGVVLGTGSVSGATEDQFVTAWEQALESTDYDLEDVEFVATATRKDDEEGLLSAADKLNLGVVAFEKEVLEDFEGPTPSKSKELIGWPGIAEASAIAGGRNHDLVAEKTRYDDAVTVAVGR
- a CDS encoding precorrin-3B C(17)-methyltransferase — protein: MSEEVGTLYVVGIGPGLPHAMTQEAKDVIRTADCVIASNLYQEFLRKDGTIPPESETESTDEDAVLATRPDGTEQEVVRSSMGRQIELAREAFERVRDGEDVAHVSGGDPNVYGKSDLVFTMAEEDGATDIPIEIVPGVTAALGGAANLGAPLSNDFCTISLSDKWRGWDEIEEKLRAAAISGFVVVLYNCWRDYERAIEVLREERADHVPVGIFNDAGRADAGRNLEDETHTITTLGEAADHDEKVGGMGTSILVGNHETKVWRNDDREYLVTPRGGRDVDDF
- the cobJ gene encoding precorrin-3B C(17)-methyltransferase gives rise to the protein MSTDETTTETESKCGASSSTETTESKCGASSSADDSTSNCGASGSSDGDEEVGSTVEDFDADPGRLVAVGLGPGEPEGMTSRAKTALADAEHIVGYTTYVELLPDEITESADDIYSTPMCGEVSRTEEAIDRALAGNDVAIIGSGDPNVYALAGLALEILESKGGTASMVDFEVVPGVPAAQSCAARVGAPLVNDTVTISLSDHLTDMPTIESRLHATAKEGFTIAIYNPWSRKRRANFEKCCEILLEHRDDDTPVGVVHAAGRDDEEVEITTLGELPDLGETDLIDMTTTLLVGNDETYVWDGRMVTPRGYETKYDY
- a CDS encoding ferredoxin: MYRVTIDTEACDGIFACLTRDDRFAEDDDGLATLDTDEDRHRAVRREEGRVVAEFDDDQRADAEQAAEACPPNAISVEAIDDE
- a CDS encoding cobalamin biosynthesis protein; this translates as MTSDPAVGESAPDDMLAGHPELAYFWGRVAGDGDVTRDEIRVVAGDETAAERLAAIAGAEQVEHRIAEREYAHDTAITRTEDEYTVQVIGSTLADRASAALGLPVADHPGGYRFDAFADYDRQLIRGLLEGCGTICFKRSSGTVGISFVHDDRNLVETVQSIVEMAEVEAPTGELAESSSGRYWFGVEDDAGGRFGEWLYRDTDESGLFAPNRRRKLRRSLEQAEQAEK